The following are encoded in a window of Rhinolophus sinicus isolate RSC01 linkage group LG12, ASM3656204v1, whole genome shotgun sequence genomic DNA:
- the GFUS gene encoding GDP-L-fucose synthase yields the protein MGESRGSMRILVTGGSGLVGRAIQKVVADGARLPGEDWVFVSSKDADLTDPAQTRALFEKVRPTHVIHLAAMVGGLFRNIKYNLDFWRKNIHINDNVLHSAFEVGARKVVSCLSTCIFPDKTTYPIDETMIHDGPPHSSNFGYSYAKRMIDVQNRAYFQQHGCTFTAVIPTNVFGPHDNFNIEDGHVLPGLIHKVHLAKSSSSALTVWGTGKPRRQFIYSLDLARLFIWVLREYSEVEPIILSVGEEDEVSIQQAAEAVMEAMDFHGEVTFDTTKADGQFKKTASNSKLRAYLPDFRFTPFKQAVQETCAWFTDNYEQARK from the exons ATGGGTGAGTCCCGGGGGTCCATGCGGATCCTAGTGACAGGGGGCTCTGGGCTGGTGGGCAGAGCCATCCAGAAGGTGGTAGCAGATGGGGCCAGGCTGCCTGGAGAAGACTGGGTGTTTGTCTCCTCCAAGGACGCCGATCTCAC GGACCCTGCACAGACCCGCGCCCTGTTTGAAAAGGTCCGGCCCACACACGTCATCCATCTTGCTGCAATGGTGGGGGGCCTGTTCCGGAATATCAAATACAATTTGGACTTCTGG AGGAAAAACATACACATCAACGACAACGTCCTGCACTCGGCCTTCGAGGTGGGAGCACGCAAGGTGGTCTCCTGCCTCTCTACCTGCATCTTCCCGGACAAGACCACCTACCCTATCGATGAGACCATG atCCACGATGGCCCGCCGCACAGCAGCAATTTCGGCTATTCCTACGCCAAGAGGATGATCGATGTGCAGAACAG GGCTTACTTCCAGCAGCACGGCTGCACCTTCACCGCCGTCATCCCCACCAACGTCTTCGGGCCACACGACAACTTCAACATTGAGGATGGTCACGTGCTTCCCGGTCTCATACACAAGGTGCACCTGGCCAAGA GCAGCAGCTCAGCCCTGACAGTGTGGGGCACCGGGAAGCCTCGCAGGCAGTTCATCTACTCACTG GACCTGGCCCGCCTCTTTATCTGGGTGCTGCGGGAGTACAGTGAGGTGGAGCCCATCATCCTGTCAG TGGGCGAGGAGGACGAGGTCTCCATCCAGCAGGCGGCTGAGGCTGTGATGGAGGCCATGGACTTCCACGGGGAGGTCACC TTTGATACAACCAAGGCAGACGGGCAGTTTAAGAAGACGGCCAGTAACAGCAAGCTGCGGGCCTACCTGCCTGACTTCCGGTTCACGCCTTTCAAGCAGG CTGTGCAGGAGACCTGTGCCTGGTTCACAGACAACTACGAGCAGGCCCGGAAGTGA
- the PYCR3 gene encoding pyrroline-5-carboxylate reductase 3 encodes MAAAGAGPELRCVGFVGAGRMAEAIAQGLIRAGKVEAQHVLASAPSDRNLCHFRALGCRTTHSNQEVLRSCSLVFLATKPHVLPAVLAEVAPVVTSEHTLVSVVAGVSLSTLEKLLPPVARVLRVSPNLPCLVQEGAMVMARGRHAGRSDAELLQTLLEACGQCEEVPEAQVDIHTGLSGSGVAFVCAFSEALAEGAIKMGMPSGLAHRIAAQTLLGTAKMLLQKGQHPALLRTDVCTPGGTTIYGLHALEQGGLRAAAMSAVEAATCRAKELSRK; translated from the exons ATGGCGGCGGCCGGAGCGGGGCCCGAGCTGCGGTGCGTGGGCTTCGTGGGCGCAGGCCGCATGGCGGAGGCCATCGCGCAGGGCCTCATCCGAGCAG GAAAAGTGGAAGCACAACATGTGCTGGCCAGTGCACCAAGTGACAGGAACCTCTGCCACTTCCGG GCTCTGGGCTGCCGGACCACCCATTCCAACCAGGAAGTGCTGCGTAGCTGCTCGCTCGTCTTCCTGGCCACCAAGCCCCACGTCCTGCCCGCTGTCCTGGCAGAGGTGGCTCCTGTGGTCACCTCTGAGCACACCTTGGTGTCTGTGGTTGCTGGGGTGTCTCTGAGCACCCTAGAGAAG CTGCTGCCCCCGGTGGCACGGGTGCTGCGCGTGTCGCCCAACCTGCCCTGCTTGGTCCAGGAGGGGGCCATGGTGATGGCGCGGGGCCGCCATGCTGGGAGGAGCGATGCCGAGCTCCTGCAGACTCTGCTGGAGGCCTGTGGGCAGTGTGAGGAGGTGCCCGAGGCCCAAGTGGACATCCACACCGGCCTCAGCGGCAGTGGCGTGGCCTTC GTGTGTGCCTTCTCTGAGGCCCTGGCTGAAGGCGCCATCAAGATGGGCATGCCCAGTGGCCTGGCTCACCGCATTGCTGCCCAGACCCTGCTG GGGACAGCCAAGATGCTGCTGCAGAAGGGGCAGCACCCGGCCCTGCTGCGGACTGATGTGTGCACACCAGGTGGCACCACCATCTACGGACTACACGCTCTGGAGCAGGGCGGTCTTCGGGCAGCCGCCATGAGTGCTGTGGAGGCCGCCACTTGCCGGGCCAAGGAACTCAGCAGGAAGTAG